A stretch of the Aegilops tauschii subsp. strangulata cultivar AL8/78 chromosome 4, Aet v6.0, whole genome shotgun sequence genome encodes the following:
- the LOC109781222 gene encoding oleosin 18 kDa-like: protein MADRGGYVQVQHGQYGGGHHGGQQQHGRQMGEQMKGMLQEKAPSASQALTVATLFPLGGLLLVLSGLALAGTVVGLAVATPVFLLFSPVLVPAALTIGLAVTGFLTSGALGLGGLSSLTVLANTARQAFQRTPDYVEEARQRMADAAAAAGHKTQQAGHAIQSRAEEARAGGGGHTGATGGAGAGTGTRASS from the coding sequence ATGGCGGACCGCGGGGGCTACGTGCAGGTGCAGCACGGGCAGTACGGCGGCGGGCACCACGGCGGGCAGCAGCAGCACGGGCGCCAGATGGGGGAGCAGATGAAGGGCATGCTCCAGGAGAAGGCGCCGTCGGCGTCGCAGGCGCTGACGGTGGCGACGCTGTTCCCGCTGGGCGGGCTGCTGCTGGTGCTGTCGGGGCTGGCGCTGGCGGGCACCGTGGTGGGGCTGGCCGTGGCCACGCCCGTGTTCCTGCTCTTCAGCCCCGTGCTGGTCCCGGCCGCGCTCACCATCGGCCTGGCCGTCACCGGGTTCCTCACCTCCGGCGCGCTGGGGCTGGGCGGCCTCTCCTCGCTCACCGTGTTGGCTAACACGGCCCGCCAGGCGTTCCAGCGCACCCCGGACTAcgtggaggaggcgcgccagcgcatggccgacgccgccgcggCCGCGGGGCACAAGACGCAGCAGGCCGGCCACGCCATCCAGagccgcgcggaggaggcgcgcgccGGAGGAGGCGGCCACACCGGCGCCACCGGCGGAGCGGGCGCCGGCACCGGCACCAGGGCGTCGTCGTAA
- the LOC109781228 gene encoding alkaline ceramidase — translation MADSMADSMVASFWGPVTSTTELCEENYARSSYIAEFYNTLSNAPCILLALIGLMNALRQRFEKRFSVLHISNMILSIGSIIFHATLQHVLQQSDETPMVWEILLYLYVLYSPDWHYRSTMPTFLVLYGAAFAVVHFFVRFQVVFKLHYIGLCLLCIPRMYKYYIQTKDLAAKRLAKLWVLTIFLATVCWLVDRIFCKKLSLWVINPQGHAWWHVLMGFNSYFANTFLMFCRAQQRGWEPRIIHLFGFLPYVKIQKSRKRE, via the exons ATGGCCGATTCCATGGCGGATTCGATGGTGGCGAGCTTCTGGGGGCCGGTTACATCAACCACTGAGCTGTGCGAGGAGAACTATGCGCGCTCGTCATACATCGCAGAGTTCTACAATACTCTCTCTAATGCCCCATGCATTCTCTTGGCGCTTATTGGGCTCATGAATGCTCTCCGCCAACGTTTTGAGAAGCGCTTCAGCGTCCTGCACATATCCAATATGATACTTTCTATTGGGAGTATCATCTTCCATGCAACCTTGCAACATGT CTTACAGCAGAGTGACGAGACTCCAATGGTGTGGGAAATTCTCCTATATCTGTATGTCCTTTATTCACCAGACTGGCATTACAGGAGCACCATGCCTACTTTCCTTGTCCTATACGGTGCTGCATTTGCTGTAGTTCACTTCTTCGTGCGATTCCAAGTAGTATTCAAGTTGCACTACATTGGCCTCTGCCTTCTCTGCATCCCGCGGATGTACAAGTACTACATTCAGACGAAAGACTTGGCTGCCAAGAGGCTCGCGAAGCTGTGGGTTCTTACCATATTCCTGGCGACAGTTTGCTGGCTAGTTGATCGCATCTTCTGTAAGAAGCTCTCGCTCTGGGTCATCAACCCGCAGGGACATGCATGGTGGCATGTGCTTATGGGCTTCAACTCATACTTTGCAAACACATTCTTGATGTTCTGCCGAGCTCAGCAGCGTGGGTGGGAGCCGCGCATTATCCACCTCTTTGGATTTTTGCCTTATGTCAAGATTCAGAAATCCAGAAAGAGGGAGTAA